The DNA sequence ATGGTTAACCGATCGAGTTTTATATGAGAGAGATATGACAGATACAGGACCGTCAAAAATATCATCAATGTCCCTTGCTAACAAAGGCATGGTATATCCGTCGCGTATCGTAAATACCAGTGCTGTCATTGAAAAATTACCGATAGGTGTCCTTGTCTGCAGCCAAAAAGACGATCGAACTCTTGACGCACTATTTATGAATGATTTTGCAAGAGACCTCTTTCATACTCCTGAGAATGCTAAATTGCCCTGCCCTTTAGAGTTAACATGGCAAGACCAAGATCATCAATTACTTCAAGATCAAATAAAAGATGTATTCCATACTAAATTAGAACACAGCATTGACTGGAGTATTTCGCAAGGTTCCATCGAGAGACATTTATCTTCTAATCTTTTTCCTCTGATTGATCATAATGGCAGTGTCTATCAAGTGGTTTGCACTCTAGAAGATCAAACGGCCGAAAAACTAGCAGAACGAAACCTTCTACATCATGCTTTCCATGATAGTTTAACCGGTTTGCCAAACAGAGTTTTGTTCAGATCAAAGCTTGAAGAAGCTGTATCTGATTGTATCCGCAGCAGCAATACATTGGCTTGCGCTGTGTTGATCGTTAATATTGATCGATTTCAACAAATTAATGAAACTTTTGGCCACTCAGCAGGAGATCGATTTTTAGTCTCTATGGCAGCAACTCTTAGACGCTGTATACGAGCCTCTGACATTTTGGCAAGACTTTCCGGAGACGAATTTGCGATTCTAGTACCAAATTGCGTTGATATACAAGAAGTTAACATGATTGCTTCACGTATTCATACAGCGATGAAATTGCCTTATGACTTAGACGGAAATGAAGTATTTACCTCTGTTTCCATTGGTATCGCCACCACTTTCGATAGTCCTATTCATCCAGAGGATCTTATCAGAGATGCTGACTATGCAATGCATGCTGCCAAAGAAAGTGGAAAAGCTTGCAGTAAACATCATGTCAGGACAACATTCGATAATTCCCGCTCTCGCTTCCATTTGGAAACAGAGCTCCGTAGAGCCGTGGAGCGTGATGAATTAGAGCTTCACTATCAACCGATTATAAATATGAAGGATAATAGCCTGAAAGGCTTTGAGGCCCTTGCTCGCTGGAATCACAAAGAAAGAGGCTTTGTCTCTCCTGCAGAATTTATTCCGATTGCTGAAGAAACAAGCATTATTGTCGATCTTGGAAGGTGGGCGCTTGATAAAGTTTGCTCTCAGATTAAAGAATGGGATGACCTTAGGGGAAATAAGGATTCACTGAGTGTCAATGTGAATGTGTCAGGCATTCAGTTTGCCCGCGACAATATATACGAAGCTGTCACTGTTGCACTTGATCGTTATAAGACAAATCCTGAATTGTTAACAGTCGAACTGACAGAGAGCGCTATTATTAACAATCCAGCACAAATCGCCCACACTCTTGATAACTTGAGGCAAAAAGGTGTTAAAGTAGCTCTCGATGACTTTGGGACAGGCTATTCTTCTTTAAACTATCTTCATCAGTTTCCAATTGACTGCATCAAGATTGATCGGAGTTTCATTGATGATCTAGAGCATGGATCTCAAAAATATGAAATTCTAAATTTGATCGCTAAGTTTGGCCATAAAATGGGATTATATCTGGTTGCAGAAGGCTTGGAAACACAAGTCCATGTTGATCTAGTCCATGAGTTAAATGTCACGAATGCACAAGGCTACTTTTATTCCAAGCCTTTAAACATTGAGGCTGCAACCCAGTTGGTTAAAGGCGATATCCCCTGGACAAAAAGCTGATTTTATCCTCTAATTCTTCCTCAAAACGTTAATATCTAACACTTTTAGGGTCTTTCTTAAGCCCGAACCCTTGTATTTTTCTTAAGACTTCCCAATTATAAAGAATAAGAATTAAGAAAAACTGACAAAGGATACGACAATGAGTGAGGAAAAGAAGGAAGATAAGCCTAAGCCAAAGACGAAAGCTGCCCCTAAAAAGAGGGCAAAAAAGTCTCCGCCAAAGTCTGAAAAAATTATCGACGTTGAAGCAAAAACTGTTGAAACGCCTACAGAAACAAAGCCTGAAGAAGAGATCAGTCAAGCGGCAAAAGAGTCGACTAAACAAGATACAGGCTCCTCTTCAGCCTATACATCATCAAAGAACACCCATGATTTTTCGGCAAAAGACCATGCGTCACAAGCTAAAGAGAAAGTGAATGAGGCATTTGATAAAGTTAAAGGACATATTCCTGAAAGAGATTGGGGTAAACATCTCTATGATTTAGCAATGCTTGCCATCTTTGGGTTTTTGGGGATGTTCGCAGCCCACATCTTTATCATTGTTGCTGTTGTCAATTGGGTCTATGAGCTCGGTTTCCAACAGAAGAATGAAACTCTTTCAACCATTACCAGCATTCTAGGCAATTATATTAAGGATGTTGTGGATTTATTCACCGGTAATGCAGACGATTTACCTTTTCCTCTTGGAAAAGAAATTCCAAAAGCATCGCACACTGAGTAACGGCATAAATATGCAGATGAAAAGCGCTTCATAGTCTGAGGCGCTTTTTTTTAATAAAACCCAGCCATATCAAAGACCACTTCTGCAGCAAGTCTTATAACAAGAAGGGCTATGGCAGCCACGATCATGCCTTTAAACAAATCCATCATGGAAAATATCCTTATCTAAAATATTGTATAGCAGTATTTGGATTGTCTGCAAAGACACCATCGACACCGAGCATCTTAAGGTGAACCAACTCATGACCGACTGAGTTAAATGCTGTTTCAAATTGGGTATTTTTCACTGTCCATATATGTACTTTTAGATTCATAAGGTTCACTTTTCTTATGAAACCCAGGCCTTTGTCAGTGTTTGTGTATAGCAAATTTTTCTCAAGAGATATTCCTGTTATATACGAAGGCAGAGTAGAAATATCTTGCGAAGGACTGCCATTATTCCTCATATAAATCGATTGGATAAGGGGTATTTCTTCATTGTGATCAACCACATAAGAGTGGTGCAGTCGCTTTAAAAAATCTGCACGGGCAGAATGAATAAAGTAAGGTATATTTGCAGCCTGCATTATGCGCACAACAGATACAAGCTTTTGAACATCCATCCCCGCATCTGCCTTTACCTTCTGAAAGAGGATTTTAGGATAAAGACCGGCCTTCCCCCCACGCACGTTATTTAAACGCACTAAAATCATAATTTCATCTAGAGTGGGGATACTATAGTCTCCCTTAAGGATCTGACCTTTAGAGGAAACGGGGTTTACTGCGCGAAGCTTTTTTAACTCAATGAGAGTAAAATCCTCTATAAACCAATCAGAGCGTCCATGCCTTACTTTTCTGAGGCGCTGGAATTCTGGGCGCGATGCAACATCGGTTGTCGTAGAGAGGTAAATATGCCTGCGTGCGACAAAGATATTATCTTTAGTCAGTGCAAGTTCAGGTTCAATGAAATCTGCCCCCTGCTCTATGGCCTCTTTATAGGCAGAAAGAGTATGCTCAGGAAAAAGCTCGCTCGCTCCTCTACGGGCAATTACAATCCGATCCTCTGCAAAACAATAGTCACTCAATACAGCAATAAAGAGCAGAAAAGGGACTAAAACCTTCATAAGATCCTCCTAAATAGACAGCAACGCTCAAACGACACTTGACGATTTTGATATATATGTCAAAACAGTCTTGGGAGAAATAGAAAATGGTATGGGAACAAATTTTTGGATCACTGATTGCAATCGGCCTGCTTTCTTGGCTAGCAAGAGCACTATATAAACCAAAAAGTATCACATCAGAGGCCCTCTTAGCACACATTGATATCCATCCAGAGCTGAACCAAAAGGAGTATGACTTTTTTATTGACGAAAACGGTCATTACGCTTTGCTCTTTAACAAAGAGTCTGAAGCCCTCATCATTCTTAAAATGCTTGGAGATCACTTTGCGATGCATTCTCTAGATCAAGTAAAGGAGAGCCAAGTTATCATTGAAGGACAGGTAATTACGCTTATGACAGAGAGTTATACTTTTCCCACAATGAAAGCCCCCTTCAGCGATCATGACATAGGAAAAATACGCTCTTTACTTATCAACCGTTTGGATCATCCGCACGTTTTGAGCGCTGATGGTTCAATTCATTCTGAGGAAAGTTAAAATTATGGCGCTTGATAAGTTACCTGACCCTACAGTCTTAGCCGTTCCTGCCTTTGTTCTCTTTGTCCTTGCTGAAATGCTCTATGGCTGGAAAACAGGCAAAGTAAAATTTGAAGGCAGAGACACACTGACTAGCCTTTTAATGGGGTTAGGCAACACAAGTTTATGGCTTGGTACACTTGCCTTTTCGATGTTTTACGTCTGGGATAATTACCGCCTTTTTGATCTGGGAACAAACCTATGGGTATTCGCCTTTGCTTTTGTGGTCGATGATTATAAATATTATTGGCTTCACAGATTTGGCCATCGGATACGCTGGATGTGGGCGGCTCATGTTATACATCATTCAAGCCAACATTATAACCTTTCTACGGCCCTAAGACAAACATGGACAGGACGATGGACACCCGGATTTTTACTTGCCATACCATTAGTTATTTTAGGCATTCATCCTGAAATTATACTCTTTGTGGGCGGGCTAAATTTAATATATCAATTCTGGATTCACACCGAAGCCATTGATAAAATGCCTAAATGGTTCGAAGCAATTATGAATACGCCCAGCCATCACCGTGTGCATCACGGCAAAAATCCACGCTATCTGGATGCTAATTATGCCGGTGTCTTCATTCTGTGGGACAAAATACATGGCTCGTTCGTCCCTGAAATTGAGTCTGAGCCAGTAGAATATGGCCTAGTACAAGACCTTGGCACCTTTAATCCCCTTCGGGTCGCATTCCATGAATGGATCGGCATTATTCAAGACATGTGGTCAGCAAAAGGGCTAAAAAATAAACTCATGTTTTTAGTGGGGCCGCCGGGCTGGACCCCAGATGGCAGTAGAAAAACAAGTGAGATGATTAAGGCTGAATGGGCGGACGCGCATGAGGCTTCCTACGATCAAAACCCTCCGATGAAAGATCCGGCAGAATGACTGTGCTCCATTCAGGAAAAACATTTCTTGTAACTGGTGCGTCTAGAGGAATCGGTGCAGCCACAGCTTCCTGCCTTCTAAATCAAGGTGCCACTGTTATTGGCAGTTATTCTACAAAACCAGGAGCATTAGAAAGCTTTTCTCAAGAGTATGGCAGAGATAGAATACTAGCAGTTCAGGCTGATTTAACGTCTCCCTGTTCTGCTTTTACACTGTTTCAAAGTGCCCTTGCCTTCTCACCCTACTTAGATGGTATTGTTAACAATGCCGGAATCATGTCTGAAACGCCCCTCACGGCAGAGACCAGCCAATGGCACAGTGACTGGCAACAAACCATGCAAGTTAATGTGCAAGCTGTCGCTGATCTTTGCAAACAGACCGTACAATATCTTCAAGAAAGGCAGACGCCTGGCCATATTATCAATATTGCTAGTCGTGCAGCCTTCAGAGGAGACGGTCCTGATTATTGGCATTATGCAGCCAGTAAAGGCGCTGTCATAGCCCTTACACGCACA is a window from the Temperatibacter marinus genome containing:
- a CDS encoding SDR family NAD(P)-dependent oxidoreductase, translated to MTVLHSGKTFLVTGASRGIGAATASCLLNQGATVIGSYSTKPGALESFSQEYGRDRILAVQADLTSPCSAFTLFQSALAFSPYLDGIVNNAGIMSETPLTAETSQWHSDWQQTMQVNVQAVADLCKQTVQYLQERQTPGHIINIASRAAFRGDGPDYWHYAASKGAVIALTRTIARAYAAEDIYAFSISPGWVKTDMAAVAYEPGNEHMLEEIPLGRAAEPIEIAEMISFLLSGKCNSSTGSNFDINGASYVR
- a CDS encoding glycerophosphodiester phosphodiesterase family protein; protein product: MKVLVPFLLFIAVLSDYCFAEDRIVIARRGASELFPEHTLSAYKEAIEQGADFIEPELALTKDNIFVARRHIYLSTTTDVASRPEFQRLRKVRHGRSDWFIEDFTLIELKKLRAVNPVSSKGQILKGDYSIPTLDEIMILVRLNNVRGGKAGLYPKILFQKVKADAGMDVQKLVSVVRIMQAANIPYFIHSARADFLKRLHHSYVVDHNEEIPLIQSIYMRNNGSPSQDISTLPSYITGISLEKNLLYTNTDKGLGFIRKVNLMNLKVHIWTVKNTQFETAFNSVGHELVHLKMLGVDGVFADNPNTAIQYFR
- a CDS encoding putative bifunctional diguanylate cyclase/phosphodiesterase, giving the protein MTDTGPSKISSMSLANKGMVYPSRIVNTSAVIEKLPIGVLVCSQKDDRTLDALFMNDFARDLFHTPENAKLPCPLELTWQDQDHQLLQDQIKDVFHTKLEHSIDWSISQGSIERHLSSNLFPLIDHNGSVYQVVCTLEDQTAEKLAERNLLHHAFHDSLTGLPNRVLFRSKLEEAVSDCIRSSNTLACAVLIVNIDRFQQINETFGHSAGDRFLVSMAATLRRCIRASDILARLSGDEFAILVPNCVDIQEVNMIASRIHTAMKLPYDLDGNEVFTSVSIGIATTFDSPIHPEDLIRDADYAMHAAKESGKACSKHHVRTTFDNSRSRFHLETELRRAVERDELELHYQPIINMKDNSLKGFEALARWNHKERGFVSPAEFIPIAEETSIIVDLGRWALDKVCSQIKEWDDLRGNKDSLSVNVNVSGIQFARDNIYEAVTVALDRYKTNPELLTVELTESAIINNPAQIAHTLDNLRQKGVKVALDDFGTGYSSLNYLHQFPIDCIKIDRSFIDDLEHGSQKYEILNLIAKFGHKMGLYLVAEGLETQVHVDLVHELNVTNAQGYFYSKPLNIEAATQLVKGDIPWTKS
- a CDS encoding DUF4389 domain-containing protein, with the translated sequence MSEEKKEDKPKPKTKAAPKKRAKKSPPKSEKIIDVEAKTVETPTETKPEEEISQAAKESTKQDTGSSSAYTSSKNTHDFSAKDHASQAKEKVNEAFDKVKGHIPERDWGKHLYDLAMLAIFGFLGMFAAHIFIIVAVVNWVYELGFQQKNETLSTITSILGNYIKDVVDLFTGNADDLPFPLGKEIPKASHTE
- a CDS encoding sterol desaturase family protein; amino-acid sequence: MALDKLPDPTVLAVPAFVLFVLAEMLYGWKTGKVKFEGRDTLTSLLMGLGNTSLWLGTLAFSMFYVWDNYRLFDLGTNLWVFAFAFVVDDYKYYWLHRFGHRIRWMWAAHVIHHSSQHYNLSTALRQTWTGRWTPGFLLAIPLVILGIHPEIILFVGGLNLIYQFWIHTEAIDKMPKWFEAIMNTPSHHRVHHGKNPRYLDANYAGVFILWDKIHGSFVPEIESEPVEYGLVQDLGTFNPLRVAFHEWIGIIQDMWSAKGLKNKLMFLVGPPGWTPDGSRKTSEMIKAEWADAHEASYDQNPPMKDPAE